The DNA window CCTGGAGCGGTTGTTTTTGCTTGCTTTATGCTTGCGTTCGAAGAGAGCAAAGTAAAGCGCCTTGCTCCCCTCGTGTGTGGGATGTCGTTAAGCGGTGACGAGCAGGTCGTCAAAACTTTCCTGGCCCATGGCCTGGTTGCGATCGGAAATCTCCTGGCAAGTGATGCAATAAGCGGCCCAGGGCACAGCTTGCAAGCGCTTGAGACTGATCTCCTCTTCACAGTGGAGGCAGGTGCCGTAGCTGTTGTCCTTGAAGCGCTCGAGAGCAGCGCGGACATTGCGCAGCAGCGCACTGTCCCGATCGAGATTCCGGATGGCGAGTTCCCGCTCCCCAGCCTGCTGGACTTCGTCCAGGGCGTCCGGGCTCTTTTCGATTTCGATGCCTTCGCGGTTGACGATTACACGCAAAAGCTCGGCTTGCTTCTTTTCGAGAGTGTCCTTGAATTTGTTGAGTTCTTGTTTTGTCATTGTTTTTGTTCTCCTTCGTTCTTTTACCTAGTACTACCGGCCTCCGGCACCCGCCTGGCCGTCAGAGCCCTCCCGAAATCTCACATTTCTGGAGGCTCTTTTTCCGCTCGCGCCTCTTGTTATCAGGTAGACGAGAAAACGCGGCGA is part of the Bryobacter aggregatus MPL3 genome and encodes:
- a CDS encoding TraR/DksA family transcriptional regulator gives rise to the protein MTKQELNKFKDTLEKKQAELLRVIVNREGIEIEKSPDALDEVQQAGERELAIRNLDRDSALLRNVRAALERFKDNSYGTCLHCEEEISLKRLQAVPWAAYCITCQEISDRNQAMGQESFDDLLVTA